TTAGCGAGCAGATCGCTAGCACCACGGCCGCCAAAAACCGAACCAGCGCTCATTGTTCCGCCTAAAGCTCCGGCCAAACCACCGCCGCGACCTGATTGCAACAAAATCGAAACAACAAGGGCTATCGCGACCAAAAGATGAAATATTACAACAACATAAACCATTTTCTTACCATCATTAAATTTTTAACGCTTCGTTTATTATATCGCCGAAACTTTTAGATTCAAGACTTGCGCCTCCAATAAGCGCGCCATCGATATCCTTTTTTTCAAGTATCGCATAGACATTATCGGGTTTAACACTACCACCATATAGGATGCGACAATCATCGCCCGATTTACCGTATTTCTCAGACATCCAGAGCCGGATAAAAGCATGAGTTTCTTGTGCCTGCTCAGGTGTAGCTACAAGCCCAGTCCCTATTGCCCATACCGGTTCATATGCTAAAACCAGGTTTTGGCCAAATTCGATAGACACTCCATCGAGTGAAGCGGAAAGCTGGTTTTTCAGAACTCGATTAGTTTCCCCCGATTCTCTCTGTTCGAGGGTTTCTCCAATACAAAGAACAGGTATCAATCTCGATTTCATTGCCTTTTTAACCTTAGCGCATATGAAAGAATCCTTTTCTCCGAAGATATGTCGTCGTTCGGAGTGACCTAAAATAACCATCTCAGCACCGCATGTCAAGACCATTTTTGCAGATATTT
This DNA window, taken from bacterium, encodes the following:
- a CDS encoding triose-phosphate isomerase, producing MNLTLQSATELAASIVEYSSAAKKIDIAVFPPAPFIEKIASIMRYCPIVVGAQNIHPEVAGAFTGEISAKMVLTCGAEMVILGHSERRHIFGEKDSFICAKVKKAMKSRLIPVLCIGETLEQRESGETNRVLKNQLSASLDGVSIEFGQNLVLAYEPVWAIGTGLVATPEQAQETHAFIRLWMSEKYGKSGDDCRILYGGSVKPDNVYAILEKKDIDGALIGGASLESKSFGDIINEALKI